A window of Daphnia pulicaria isolate SC F1-1A chromosome 4, SC_F0-13Bv2, whole genome shotgun sequence genomic DNA:
TGTACCATCCGATCAGTTTACCGTTCAGTGACTATCGGATATCGTGCAAAGATTACGTGCGATcgtgttttcatttcattagaAATAGAAGTCCCTTATTTCACTGAATTGAAATGACAGAATTTAAGGGTTTCCGACGCTTTAAAAAAGCCGAATTACAGCCCTTTTCGTTTCCAATTTGGTGCGTCTCGTAGGCAACGAACACAATAAGAGTTTCTATATAGTATACAATGGTTACTCGATTCGGGATACAATAATTGGAAATACCAGAATAAATGTCACGAGTTCAGAAAGGCGCCCACCGTTTGACGTCGGCTGCGTAACAACAAACACACTGCAGCGCCCTGTTTGATATTTATTCGCTTCCCccgcaagaaaaacaaattggagataagagaagaaaaatggctGTATGGCCTCAAAGGTGATTTCAACtgcgagcagcagcaggaagGAATTTCTGACTCGTTCTCAGCTGACCGTGTTCGAGAATATAAGCGGTTGAACTCTTCCTATATTTTTCCTGAATTTATATAGCAAGCCTCCCTTTCACCTCATTCTCTGACTCCTCTTCCATTTCAGAAGAAGTACCGTTAGGCAGTAGGTAGGTAGTACGTCCCGTGGAGAATTCAAAGGCCTCTTGCCTTACCAACCGTGCATACGCATAAATATgcaccttctttttttttttcattttttaaccgacaaaacagaaaaacaacagtTGCTGCTGGGTTCCCTTCTGGCGAAGATGAATAATTCCAGTACTGAAAATAACTCTGACATGAatagatatttttcttctttacaaaaaaaaaaaaaatagctggATGGATAACTGACAGCCCCCGCTTGCACACACTTCCACCTAGGTGCAAACAAAACACGCgagtgaaaatatttttggggaaaaagtaGATTTATGGAACGGAAATCACGGGGCCGGCGAAAACAGAGCCAAGAACTATACAGACAGCAACACAAGGTCACTGCGGTTTTGCACCTGGATATTATTGAAAATGatgattttacttttattagcGACAATAATCCTTACAACGCGGTTGAGAGTCCTTTTTCGTACGCTGTTCTTGTTGGTTATTTTCAAGGTTTCCATTTCTCAATTTTACCCGCgggtttgaaattttaaatgagcCAACTGCTATATGAGTTGCAtcaataattttctaaaaagtcCAAGGCTATCCTCTGTTGACATTATATTTCTAATTGTTGACGTCTTTACGCTCTACTGCCAAACTGAAAAGAGTTTGACTAAAAAGGTAAAACGAGTTGCTGCTTGATTGAGGTCGCTTGATGTATACCTATATAGTATAGAGCCAACTGGTACGGTACCTGATACTGGATAAGTTCTCCATCCGTAACCGACGTTGAGTTCTCTTTTGCCTTTGAAGAGACCGAAAAACACATGGCCGTCAGACTCGTACGGGTTAGTCACACGCTTGACATCTGCGTACACCCATGAATCAGTACTGATGGAGGCGGCCAGGAAAGCTGCCGACAGGGAACAGCCGAGAAAAGTAGCAAAGATCAAACCGCGTTTGTACAAGTTCATGATCTCGTGAAATTGGCAGACAGTGGCGACCAGCGCAGCACCGTCCCACTTAGACTCTGGAACgcttattctttctttcaattgaTCAAATACTAAAGAGACTGTTTCTCTTCAATGACAAGTCGGATCCATCGATCGTTTGTTGAGGCGGAGCAACACCGGAATCGTCTCGTTTCTTTTCAGTTCGCCATGCCACGGGATCGAaactatttttcaaagttgggacgcACAATGTACACACAAATGTTGTGGtgatcaaaacaaacaagcacTGTCGATTCAAACGAGGTATAGAAGCGCTTGCCCTCCAAATAAACGTCAATTGGCTCTTTCTTTTGTCTGCCCTTGTGTTTTAGGGGAAAACACAAAGAAGCTGCTCGTCTGTTGCAGGTGAAAATGACAACTGAATTTCCGCTCCGGAGCCAACCCTGGGATATTCGCTACCGGCTGGAGCTCGTCACAAGTATACGACGCCTCGGGGTGAAAACGTACCTGTGGGGGAGAGAGGGGACTATCCAAGATCCCtcctctttcattttctctcttcttttgaaaGCTTATAATTCCGACCATTCTGGAACAGTCTGGCTCTACCTCTACCGACCTATCTGTGTCATTCTCTTACAAAAGCGGAAGTAATAAACGAGCAACTATTTTGAATCAACTTCTGATTCCATTGGTTCAGACGGGATGGAAAAACTGCACTGTTcggggaaataataaaacttttcgaataatatttttttttttggtgaaaTATAAGTGATGATCTGAAAAAGTGACATCTAACGGATGAAAATTGACcgactaataataatattgaagCAGACACTTTCAATAATCTGTCAAATCCAACAAGTGTTACACCAAAATTTGCTTAAAACTTTGGCAtcgattcaaaaattttatacCGTTTCATGAAACTGGTTTCATTCATGCTGATGATTTCCCGGTGATGGTGGAGGATTACTTGGAATCTCTTGTAACTAGAAAATGACGATTAATCCTAGAAGAATCTTGTGTCTGAGTGGGAAACGCAAGAGCGGAAAGGACTATATCGCTGAACTTTTGCACGGTAACCATTCTATTCAAACATAATCATCAcagattttcaaaacaaattctttGTTTTAACATTTAGCTGGAATACCAAATAGTATCATCATCAGAATATCTGCccctattaaaaaatattggtcTGAATCAAAAGGATTAGATATGGATAAGCTTATGAGTGATGGTGCGTATAAAGAAGAATATAGAACTGAAATGATAGTTTGGGGAGAAGAGAAACGTGCACAGGATTCTGGATTCTTCTGCAGAACTGcaattgaaatgttgaaaggtttaaaactaaaaaacaagtgCATAAATATCTAAACATTTATAATGTTGAACATTGTCATGTTTTAATAATAGGCAGTGATTTTCCTGTTTGGATTGTATCTGATTTAAGAAGAGAAACAGATCTGAAATTCTTCCGCGACACATACCCCAACCGTGTTACCTGTGTTAGGATATCCGCATCGTCTGAAGCGAGAGTAAAGAGAGGTTTTGTTTTTGCAGGTAACAATATTAACAAGTACATTATTCAccctaaaattaaattacctttttgtaaattattttttttttttacctgacaTGGGAATTTGCAGCTGGTGTAGATGACACTGAATCTGAAAATGGACTAGACCACATTCAGGATTGGGATGTTTGTTTCCAAAATGATGGTGATCATCTGCTCTTGCAAGGCAATCTCGACCATTTGACCCGAATTTGCCAAGAATCATTGTAGCTTTAACGAAAGCATTTTGTAGCCATTCAATGCGACGCATTCGTAGTATCTCATTTGACTCGTTTAATACACTTTATTTCGAGATTAGTTATTATGTTATTTGACAGCAGGTACGTTAAAGATTGTTGTCGATTTCATGTATAGTCTGGTAATGATGGGGATATCTACGGAAGAAAAGGTCATTAATATATTCTGCTTATCCTATCTTCATTATCGTCATCTTGAGCATCTGTTTGTTTCACTTGGTGAAAAATTACTTCtgcgtttttttcttcaatgtctgttgctaaaaattaaaaataaaataaatgactGAACTATTTAAAAACCCTCATAACATAAGTAAAGAAGCTATTCGGACTAATACCTGGCACCTTCCGCGTTCTAGACAGTTTGTTCTTTCGCAGATAcgtgtaataaaaaatgacataaaggACTCCGCATATTCCAGCTGCTATTCCAAACATGCGAAAAGTCTCACGAGTTCCGTATGAAGCGATAAGGATACCACCTATAAAACTACCCGTTCCTCTGcctgaaaaaaatgttatgttaTGATTTTCCCCAATTGATTTTTACGCTTCTCTTTCAAAGTGGAACAAATGTATCGAATGACTTTACCGATTGCGTAATGGCAGGAACCAGCCATTCCTTGAAGAGTAGCCAAAAGCCCGGGTGGGGCGTATTGAGCGCAATACATAGAGCAAGAAACTCCCATCAAATGTATGGTAacctgttgtttgtttttttttgtttttaaaatgaaaggaCATCAAATTCAGGCGAAAAGAACACATAATTTGGTGGAGATCGGGATTACCGCTTCCAAAGCTTCAAATGGTAGACTCATCCAAGGATccctaaaataaaagttttcgaGTTTTGCAAATTGCCATTTCAAGGTCTGCAAAATCGCCTTTAGAATTTTGTGGTGAGGGTCAAGTACACTTACGTTATAAAGGAGTATCCAATAAAACGGACGCTGTAGATGAAGAAGGCGGTTATCAAAATCACCAGTTTTCCAACTTTCTTCACAATAATATCCGACACGTAAAGGAAGGGTACTCCCACCAAAGCACCCAACGTTACCGTGAATCCTAGAGGTCATACAATTTGTCGTTTATTGAGCGATCAATTATGGTTTCAGAATTATTTTTACCTAGTAAGTAACTCGATGCATTCAACTGTTTTACATTGCAAAAAAATGCTCAATTAACATGTGCACATAAGACTAACAAATACTATGTAATATCAAACCTATTGCAACATTTACCtcaatgagaaaaataaagagaaatgctaaaaaatataattaaaaagaatataataatTGATTAACAATTATATTGGAACCAAATATTATTACCTTCTAAGAAACCCCAATAAATTCCCAAGAGAAGCATCATCACCATGAATATGTCTATGTGAACCTGTGTTAAAACCAAAACATTAGAATCTTTCATTTTGTTCTTAACTCCACAATATTATTCTTACCAATCGCAACACCTTTGAAacgttctttaaaaaatttccttcTGATTTCTCAACCGACACTTCGAGGAACAGTAAGAATGCGATCACTAAAACAAGTAGCAAatcggtaaaataaaaagcgaCGGCGTAATCCCGGATACCTACAGGGAAAAGCGCATTGATGAGAGGTTTGAATTCCTATAAGACAGTTGTCACCGCAATATTAgaaaaatgtattattttgtgtGCAGTATTACGAATGTGTAGTAAGAACATTTACATTAACATTTTATGATAAGAAATTATTATTGGCACAAGTAAATTTTGCGGaagtaaataattttaaattagaacaagaactaAATGTAAATTCATTGGCTGGATTTTgcagttaaaaaatttaatttagttttcgTGTGTCtgatattcaaattattatatGCCGACCTCTGACCCGTCATTCGATTGATGACCCGTCAAAAAATTGCAAGTAGGCCtaataatcattaaaaattaaacccatattaaaaataagttttgtgTGGCTCCTTTTGAAAGCGACCAGACAATTATTTCCCAACTCATAGACAACTGAAGAAGCGTATAAAGCGGTATAAAGAGGGATACAAAAACTTACCATTATTTAGAGTAGCCGCCCAATCTAGAAGAATTCCTGTAGTCATGGCAAAAGCGGCAGATCCTAATACTCCAAAAAGTCTCTGCCTTCCCAACTGTCCTTTATATTTCTTGATTAAGCAGATTGTGGTTGCATCGAGCATGGTAAAACTCGTTCCAAGTGTGGCCATTGCCATGATCCGGAGAAATAGATAAAGCCAGAATCCTTTATTGTGTTTGGCATAATCGTAATTGTCCGCTGTCGATAGTGACGAATCATCGTCCTTTGCGGAACACGCAGGAAGCAACGGTTGTATCATCAATGCCGAGCACTGAAGAGGGCAGTCACAGCTCAAGGAAACTTCAGAAGAATTCGATAAAAATAACTGATTAACTGGAAACGAGCAGAAGCTGGAATCTGCAGACACGCTGTTGTTTTCCAGTTCGAGCTTTAAAAATAGGTCCTCATCTAAAGAATGGTAGCAATCGTTCGTTTCAGTTGTTAAGAAGCACGTATCTGTGCTATTTGCTTTTTCGTCGCAGGATGGAATGCACTCCGAAGTCATCAAACGAATGGTTGGTTGACCTCTTAGCCAAAGATTATCATACGGACACGTATTATTCGCGCAATTGTTTTGTAACTCCAGAAAAGTTCTTCCAATATCATCGCACATGAG
This region includes:
- the LOC124335753 gene encoding phosphomevalonate kinase-like; translated protein: MTINPRRILCLSGKRKSGKDYIAELLHAGIPNSIIIRISAPIKKYWSESKGLDMDKLMSDGAYKEEYRTEMIVWGEEKRAQDSGFFCRTAIEMLKGSDFPVWIVSDLRRETDLKFFRDTYPNRVTCVRISASSEARVKRGFVFAAGVDDTESENGLDHIQDWDVCFQNDGDHLLLQGNLDHLTRICQESL
- the LOC124335748 gene encoding major facilitator superfamily domain-containing protein 6-A-like, with amino-acid sequence MTGSEKDTLSSRWDQVKGHLRVNRALLPLKAVMFLFYGAFSAVLLPYITLHMLQIGITIEEVGIIYAVLPFASCLGPPIAGMIADKIGNYKVVLMGSIFATAGFHTLLLTIDAHGINPTQVVTNSNESSTNDLSVKLMCDDIGRTFLELQNNCANNTCPYDNLWLRGQPTIRLMTSECIPSCDEKANSTDTCFLTTETNDCYHSLDEDLFLKLELENNSVSADSSFCSFPVNQLFLSNSSEVSLSCDCPLQCSALMIQPLLPACSAKDDDSSLSTADNYDYAKHNKGFWLYLFLRIMAMATLGTSFTMLDATTICLIKKYKGQLGRQRLFGVLGSAAFAMTTGILLDWAATLNNGIRDYAVAFYFTDLLLVLVIAFLLFLEVSVEKSEGNFLKNVSKVLRLVHIDIFMVMMLLLGIYWGFLEAFLFIFLIELNASSYLLGFTVTLGALVGVPFLYVSDIIVKKVGKLVILITAFFIYSVRFIGYSFITDPWMSLPFEALEAVTIHLMGVSCSMYCAQYAPPGLLATLQGMAGSCHYAIGRGTGSFIGGILIASYGTRETFRMFGIAAGICGVLYVIFYYTYLRKNKLSRTRKVPATDIEEKNAEVIFHQVKQTDAQDDDNEDRISRIY